From one Acidibrevibacterium fodinaquatile genomic stretch:
- the gcvH gene encoding glycine cleavage system protein GcvH, which produces MTETRYTKDHEWVRRDGDALTIGITDHAQTALGDLVFIELPEPGRAVAAGEACAVVESVKAASDVYAPLAGTIAAVNGAIVEDPTLVNRAPEGEGWFFRLTPANPDDFATLLDEAAYSALVATL; this is translated from the coding sequence ATGACCGAGACCCGCTATACCAAGGATCATGAATGGGTGCGCCGTGATGGTGACGCCCTCACCATCGGCATCACCGACCATGCGCAAACCGCGCTCGGCGATCTCGTGTTCATCGAACTCCCCGAACCCGGCCGCGCGGTTGCCGCCGGCGAGGCTTGTGCCGTCGTCGAAAGCGTCAAAGCGGCGTCCGACGTCTATGCCCCGCTCGCGGGCACCATCGCCGCGGTGAATGGCGCCATCGTCGAGGATCCGACACTGGTCAACCGCGCGCCCGAGGGTGAAGGCTGGTTCTTCCGCCTCACCCCGGCCAACCCGGATGATTTCGCAACCCTCCTCGACGAGGCCGCCTATAGCGCCTTGGTCGCAACACTCTGA
- the gcvT gene encoding glycine cleavage system aminomethyltransferase GcvT has translation MTEESEALHVSPLDGLHRALGARMVGFAGYAMPVSYPAGILAEHRACREEAALFDVSHMGQAGLRGMAAAAALERLVPGDIAGLAPGRQRYTLLTNAAGGILDDLMVARLAEDHLFLIVNAARKAADFAHITAHLPPEVTLTPHPERALLAFQGPKAMTLLAPLAPALADLRFMAVRECGVAGIPCLVSRSGYTGEDGVEISLPAAAAEGLARTLLALPGVLPAGLGARDLLRLEAGLCLYGQDIDETTTPIAANLAWTIAKRRREAWDFPGGTAIAAEWQAGPARKRIGLRLEGRAPARSGAAILADGREIGRVTSGSFSPTLSAPIAMGYVAAAFATPGTALAVSVRERALAASVVPLPFLPHRYAS, from the coding sequence ATGACCGAAGAGTCCGAAGCCTTGCATGTGAGTCCGCTCGATGGGCTGCATCGCGCCCTCGGCGCCCGCATGGTCGGGTTCGCCGGCTATGCCATGCCGGTCTCCTACCCGGCCGGCATCCTCGCCGAGCACCGCGCCTGCCGCGAGGAAGCCGCGTTGTTCGATGTCTCGCATATGGGCCAGGCGGGCTTGCGCGGCATGGCGGCGGCGGCGGCCCTCGAGCGGCTGGTGCCGGGTGATATCGCCGGCCTCGCGCCCGGGCGGCAACGCTATACGCTGCTGACCAATGCGGCGGGCGGCATTCTCGATGATCTGATGGTCGCGCGGCTCGCCGAGGATCATCTGTTCCTGATCGTTAACGCGGCACGCAAAGCGGCCGATTTTGCCCACATCACCGCCCATCTGCCGCCCGAGGTCACGCTCACCCCGCATCCCGAACGCGCGCTGCTCGCTTTCCAGGGGCCGAAAGCAATGACGCTGCTCGCCCCCCTCGCCCCCGCTCTCGCCGATCTGCGCTTTATGGCGGTCAGGGAATGCGGGGTCGCCGGCATCCCCTGCCTTGTCTCACGCTCGGGCTATACCGGCGAGGATGGGGTCGAGATTTCGCTCCCGGCGGCGGCGGCGGAGGGATTGGCGCGGACGCTCCTCGCGCTGCCCGGCGTGCTGCCGGCCGGGCTCGGCGCGCGCGATCTGCTCAGGCTCGAAGCCGGGCTCTGCCTTTACGGCCAGGATATCGACGAGACCACGACGCCGATCGCAGCAAACCTGGCCTGGACGATCGCCAAGCGCCGGCGCGAGGCTTGGGATTTTCCCGGCGGCACCGCGATCGCGGCCGAGTGGCAAGCCGGCCCGGCGCGCAAGCGCATCGGCCTCCGCCTCGAAGGCCGGGCGCCGGCGCGGAGTGGGGCTGCGATCCTCGCCGACGGGCGCGAGATCGGCCGCGTCACCTCCGGCAGTTTTAGTCCGACGCTCTCTGCACCGATCGCCATGGGCTATGTCGCCGCCGCCTTCGCGACACCCGGCACTGCGCTCGCCGTCTCGGTGCGCGAGCGCGCCCTGGCGGCCAGCGTCGTCCCCCTCCCCTTCCTTCCCCATCGTTACGCCAGTTGA
- a CDS encoding TM2 domain-containing protein, which produces MQESKIHNSDTKTLMRYDANKRSAVVAYLLWFFVGYLGAHRFYLNHVGSGVVMLIFFFLSIFFLIFGGIGSIGMAAAGMAAAGVVGTGMVGLVVGVLGMAILVLWHLFDAFLIPGMTREYNNRLIAEISN; this is translated from the coding sequence GTGCAAGAATCAAAAATACATAATAGCGATACAAAAACCTTGATGCGTTACGACGCTAACAAACGCTCTGCGGTTGTAGCTTATTTACTTTGGTTTTTTGTGGGTTATTTGGGGGCGCACCGATTTTATTTAAATCATGTTGGCTCTGGCGTTGTGATGTTAATATTTTTTTTTCTTTCTATTTTCTTTCTGATTTTCGGTGGAATAGGGAGCATTGGAATGGCTGCGGCCGGAATGGCTGCAGCCGGAGTGGTTGGAACCGGAATGGTAGGCCTAGTGGTTGGCGTGCTTGGAATGGCCATCCTCGTGCTATGGCATTTATTTGATGCTTTTCTCATCCCTGGGATGACTCGGGAATATAATAATCGTTTGATCGCGGAAATCAGCAATTAA
- a CDS encoding homoserine kinase, which produces MAVYTEVSDEALVAFLADYAIGGLVAFRGIAEGVENSNYALRTEAGDFILTLYEKRVERGDLPWFLGLMAHLAGHGIPCPLPVHGRDGVALRELCGRPAAITTFLPGVWPRRVDIAHCGPLGAALARLHLAGEDYAPRRANALGPASWAALLARAADDADGVRPGLRAELEGALASILAAWPERLPSGHIHADLFPDNVFFLDRRISGLIDFYFAATDLLAYDLAVCLNAWCFETDYSFNVTKARALLAAYGAVRPLAEAEIAALPVLCQGAALRFALTRLYDWINTPAGALVTRKDPLDYVRRLRFHLAAKDASAYGL; this is translated from the coding sequence ATGGCAGTCTACACCGAGGTTTCCGACGAAGCATTGGTCGCGTTTCTCGCGGACTACGCGATCGGCGGGCTGGTCGCGTTTCGTGGCATCGCCGAGGGGGTGGAGAACAGCAATTACGCGCTCCGCACCGAGGCCGGCGATTTCATCCTCACCCTTTATGAAAAACGCGTCGAGCGGGGCGATCTGCCGTGGTTTCTCGGCCTCATGGCGCATCTCGCCGGGCACGGAATCCCCTGTCCGCTGCCGGTCCATGGGCGGGACGGAGTCGCCTTGCGCGAACTTTGTGGCCGGCCGGCGGCGATCACCACGTTTCTCCCCGGGGTCTGGCCGCGCCGGGTCGATATCGCCCATTGCGGCCCGCTCGGGGCGGCGCTGGCGCGGCTGCATCTCGCCGGCGAAGACTATGCGCCGCGCCGCGCCAATGCCCTCGGCCCGGCGAGCTGGGCCGCACTTCTCGCGCGTGCCGCTGATGACGCCGATGGCGTCCGTCCCGGCTTGCGCGCCGAGCTGGAAGGGGCACTCGCGTCCATTCTCGCCGCCTGGCCGGAGCGGCTGCCTTCCGGGCACATCCACGCCGATCTTTTCCCCGATAATGTCTTTTTTCTCGACCGCCGCATCTCCGGCCTGATCGATTTCTACTTCGCCGCGACCGACCTTCTCGCCTATGACCTCGCGGTTTGCCTCAATGCCTGGTGTTTCGAGACCGATTACAGTTTCAACGTCACCAAGGCGCGGGCATTGCTCGCCGCCTATGGCGCGGTGCGGCCGCTTGCTGAGGCCGAGATCGCGGCTTTGCCGGTTTTGTGCCAGGGGGCGGCGCTCCGCTTCGCCCTCACTCGGCTTTATGACTGGATCAACACCCCGGCGGGCGCGCTGGTGACGCGCAAGGACCCGCTCGATTACGTCCGTCGTCTCCGTTTTCACCTCGCAGCGAAAGACGCCAGCGCCTATGGACTCTGA
- the rnhA gene encoding ribonuclease HI translates to MDSEPKTVEIWTDGGCKPNPGPGGWAAILRFGAHERVLSGAEAATTNNRMELTAAAAALEALSRPCRVALYTDSEYLKNGITRWKEGWVRRNWRNAAGDPVANMDLWRRVLDAAARHEIAWHWVRGHAGHALNERADQLATAARERLIAGDGG, encoded by the coding sequence ATGGACTCTGAGCCGAAGACCGTCGAGATCTGGACCGATGGCGGCTGCAAGCCCAATCCCGGGCCGGGCGGCTGGGCGGCGATTTTGCGCTTTGGCGCGCATGAGCGGGTGCTTTCCGGCGCCGAAGCCGCGACCACGAACAACCGCATGGAATTGACCGCGGCGGCGGCGGCGCTCGAGGCGTTGTCTCGCCCCTGCCGGGTTGCCCTCTATACCGACAGCGAATACCTGAAAAACGGCATCACCCGCTGGAAAGAGGGCTGGGTGCGGCGCAACTGGCGCAACGCGGCCGGCGATCCGGTGGCCAATATGGATCTCTGGCGGCGGGTGCTTGATGCGGCCGCCCGCCACGAGATCGCTTGGCATTGGGTGCGTGGGCATGCCGGGCATGCGCTGAACGAACGCGCCGATCAGCTCGCGACCGCGGCGCGCGAGCGGCTTATCGCCGGGGACGGCGGTTAG
- a CDS encoding ROK family protein, translating to MSPAGKAEAEPGSAGSGAAGGPFTLAIDIGGTGLKASVLDHRGEMVAPRRHVPTPQPCPPPVLLASVADMVRTLPAFHRISAGFPGAVRGGRVLTAPNLGTEAWAGFPLEAELAKRFDRPARVLNDAEVQGLGVISGAGMEMILTLGTGAGIGIFFNGKVSPHIELSQHPVHKKLTYDMFLGKEAFEAVGVKRWNKRVRVAIEILARVVLFDRLYIGGGNAVHIKGDLPANVTIVANEAGITGGIALWRDPA from the coding sequence ATGAGCCCGGCGGGTAAGGCCGAAGCCGAACCCGGGTCCGCGGGATCAGGGGCGGCCGGCGGGCCATTCACGCTCGCCATCGATATTGGCGGCACCGGGCTCAAGGCTTCGGTGCTCGACCATCGCGGTGAGATGGTGGCGCCGCGCCGCCATGTCCCGACACCACAGCCATGCCCACCGCCCGTTTTGCTCGCGTCCGTCGCCGACATGGTACGAACCCTTCCCGCTTTTCATCGCATCTCGGCCGGCTTCCCCGGCGCCGTGCGCGGCGGCAGGGTGTTGACCGCCCCCAATCTCGGCACCGAAGCCTGGGCCGGATTCCCGCTCGAGGCCGAGCTCGCCAAACGCTTCGACCGACCCGCGCGGGTCTTGAACGATGCCGAGGTGCAAGGGCTCGGGGTGATCAGCGGCGCCGGCATGGAAATGATCCTGACGCTCGGCACCGGCGCCGGGATCGGGATTTTCTTCAACGGCAAGGTCTCGCCGCATATCGAGCTGTCGCAGCACCCGGTGCATAAGAAGCTGACCTACGACATGTTTCTCGGCAAGGAGGCGTTCGAGGCCGTCGGCGTCAAGCGCTGGAACAAGCGGGTGCGCGTGGCGATCGAGATTCTCGCCCGCGTGGTGCTGTTTGACCGGCTTTATATCGGCGGCGGCAACGCCGTTCATATCAAGGGCGATCTGCCCGCCAACGTCACCATCGTCGCCAACGAGGCCGGCATCACTGGCGGCATCGCCCTCTGGCGCGACCCCGCCTGA
- a CDS encoding flavin reductase family protein has translation MLFDFATLDANNRYKLLVSTIVPRPIAWVVTLDPEGRRNAAPYSFFNAFSGDPPVVCIGIGGRGTGNIKDTGNNIRTSGEFVVNLVAAENAEQMNITAIEFGREVDELTEAGLTTLPSVKVKPPRIKESPVALECERFTTLEIGHERALVLGRVLAMHIRDDAVLDAQKCYIDTPKLDLIGRMHGRGWYARTSDRFEMPRINETDWTRRGG, from the coding sequence ATGCTGTTCGATTTCGCCACCCTCGACGCCAATAACCGCTACAAGCTGCTGGTCTCGACCATCGTCCCGCGCCCGATCGCCTGGGTCGTGACGCTCGATCCCGAAGGTCGGCGCAACGCCGCGCCCTATTCGTTCTTCAACGCCTTTTCCGGCGATCCCCCGGTGGTCTGCATCGGCATCGGCGGCCGCGGCACCGGCAACATCAAGGATACTGGCAACAACATCCGCACCAGCGGCGAATTCGTGGTCAACCTCGTCGCCGCCGAGAACGCCGAGCAGATGAACATCACCGCGATCGAGTTCGGCCGCGAGGTCGACGAGCTGACCGAGGCCGGGCTGACGACGCTGCCTTCGGTCAAGGTCAAGCCGCCACGCATCAAGGAAAGCCCGGTCGCGCTCGAGTGCGAACGCTTCACCACCCTCGAGATCGGCCATGAGCGCGCGCTCGTCCTCGGCCGGGTGCTCGCGATGCATATCCGCGACGACGCCGTGCTCGATGCGCAGAAATGCTACATCGATACCCCGAAGCTCGACCTCATCGGCCGCATGCATGGCCGTGGCTGGTACGCCCGCACCAGCGATCGCTTCGAAATGCCGCGCATCAACGAGACGGATTGGACGCGGCGGGGGGGATGA
- the yddG gene encoding aromatic amino acid exporter YddG: MSRATATGGLAILLWSSLAALAVVTRRLPPFETLALSFAIAFAAGLVMLAARRRLARLRQDWRAWALGFAGIFAYHAFYFIALDQAPAAEASLINYLWPLLIVLFSALLPGERLRARHVAGATIGLTGTALIVLAGVGAAGRGSALGYACAFAAALTWAAYSVANRRLRAVPSDLIAGVSGLVALAAALVHLAVEPSIAPRGGEWMALLGLGLGPVGLAFFFWDHATKHGDLAALGTLSYATPLLSTGLLIVCGEARAGAALVLAAALIVGGAAVSVGLPRFIPPAASNPSR; this comes from the coding sequence GTGAGCCGGGCGACGGCAACCGGCGGCCTCGCCATCCTGCTGTGGTCGAGCCTCGCCGCGCTCGCGGTGGTAACGCGGCGCCTGCCGCCGTTCGAGACGCTGGCGCTCAGCTTCGCCATCGCGTTTGCGGCAGGCTTAGTCATGCTGGCCGCGCGCCGGCGGCTCGCGCGATTGCGCCAGGACTGGCGGGCCTGGGCGCTCGGATTCGCCGGGATTTTTGCCTATCACGCGTTCTATTTCATCGCCCTCGATCAAGCGCCGGCGGCGGAGGCGAGCCTGATCAACTATCTCTGGCCGCTGCTCATCGTGCTGTTTTCCGCCCTCCTGCCCGGCGAGAGGCTGCGGGCGCGGCATGTCGCGGGGGCGACGATCGGGCTTACCGGGACGGCGCTGATCGTTCTCGCAGGCGTGGGAGCGGCCGGGCGCGGCAGTGCGCTTGGCTATGCCTGCGCGTTTGCCGCGGCGCTCACCTGGGCGGCGTATTCGGTTGCCAATCGCCGCCTGCGCGCCGTGCCGAGTGATCTCATCGCCGGGGTCAGCGGTCTGGTCGCACTCGCCGCGGCGCTGGTGCATCTCGCCGTCGAGCCCAGCATCGCGCCGCGCGGGGGCGAATGGATGGCGCTTCTCGGGCTCGGGCTCGGCCCGGTCGGGCTCGCGTTTTTCTTTTGGGATCACGCGACCAAGCACGGTGACCTCGCGGCGCTGGGGACGCTGTCTTACGCGACACCGCTGCTGTCGACCGGGCTTTTGATCGTCTGCGGCGAGGCGCGGGCCGGCGCGGCGCTGGTGCTGGCCGCCGCCCTCATCGTCGGTGGCGCCGCGGTTTCGGTCGGCCTGCCGCGCTTCATCCCCCCCGCCGCGTCCAATCCGTCTCGTTGA
- a CDS encoding DUF1192 domain-containing protein, which yields MLDDEDLPKPPRQRLAPLSLDSLGIAELRAYIAELQGEIARTEAEISRKERHRDAVEGLFRTRGHRPTE from the coding sequence ATGCTCGATGACGAAGACCTGCCCAAGCCGCCGCGCCAGCGGCTCGCCCCCCTTTCTCTCGATTCCCTCGGAATCGCCGAACTGCGTGCCTATATCGCCGAACTCCAGGGGGAAATCGCCCGCACTGAGGCCGAAATCAGCCGCAAGGAACGCCATCGTGACGCCGTCGAGGGGTTGTTCCGGACGAGAGGGCACCGCCCAACGGAATAA
- the hpf gene encoding ribosome hibernation-promoting factor, HPF/YfiA family, whose translation MEITVSGKQVELSDALRLRVSEQLGTIVGKYFDRALEAHVTFGRARSFFTCDINLHAGRGLLLRAEGEAADAHAAFDDAAEHIAKRLRRYRRRVNEHARDLANRARPEAARRYVLREEEEMEGNGEASDAVSGAYATVIAETPAEINLLSVGEAVMRMDLEDQPVLMFRNSASGELNVVYRREDGHVGWIDPTAAPR comes from the coding sequence ATGGAGATCACGGTTTCGGGCAAGCAGGTCGAGTTGTCGGATGCGTTGCGTCTGCGGGTATCGGAGCAGCTCGGCACCATCGTCGGGAAATATTTCGACCGGGCGCTCGAGGCGCATGTGACGTTCGGCCGGGCGCGGAGCTTCTTCACCTGTGATATCAATCTTCATGCCGGACGCGGCCTGCTCTTGCGCGCCGAGGGCGAAGCGGCGGACGCGCATGCCGCCTTCGACGATGCCGCCGAGCACATCGCCAAGCGGCTGCGCCGCTATCGCCGGCGGGTCAACGAACACGCCCGCGATCTCGCCAATCGCGCCCGCCCGGAAGCGGCGCGGCGCTATGTGCTGCGCGAGGAAGAGGAGATGGAGGGCAATGGCGAGGCCAGCGATGCCGTGAGCGGCGCCTATGCGACGGTGATCGCCGAGACGCCGGCGGAAATCAACCTGCTCTCGGTCGGCGAGGCGGTCATGCGCATGGATCTCGAGGATCAGCCGGTCTTGATGTTCCGCAACAGCGCCAGCGGCGAACTCAACGTCGTCTATCGCCGCGAGGATGGCCATGTCGGCTGGATCGACCCGACCGCAGCGCCGCGATAG